GGACGGGGCAATAGCTGTCAGAGAAATTTATGAACATCTCTATCCCTTTTTGCAGTCCCATGACAGGGGAGAGAACGAGAATAAAAAGCGAACAGATAAACTGGATACCTCTTTTCTTCCCGCAGCCGGCATTAAGTGGGGTCAGAGCGGAGGGGAAGGGGATTTGCTGCAGAACCTGGAACAGCCTGGGGCCCTTACGGTTTCAGGCCTGGATGAGGTACGTAAGGCTCTGGATGAACTGGTTCGGAATAATTTAACCGGAGTAAAATATCTTGAGATGGTCTCCTGTCCTCAGGGCTGTGTAGGAGGAGTTTTAAACATCGTCAATCCCTATCAGGCCAAATACAATATACGTACACTTGTCCGTTCCGCGGAGGAGAAGCTCTCTGTTTCCAGCCCGGAATTTTCGGAATATGATTATGAACTGCGGCAGGGATTTAGCTCTGATCAGCGGGGTGAACTTGATGCGGATATGGAAAAAGCACTGGAAAAACTGGCCCGGCTGGAGGAAGAAGAAGAGGTGCTTCCCGGTCTGAATTGTGCTTCCTGTGGAGCACCTGATTGTGAAACACTGGCTGAAGATATTGTCAAAGGTGAAGCGGAGAGGATAGACTGTATCTTCATGCTCAGACAGAAGATTCAGAGGCTGGCCGAACAGGTTTCCAATTTGAGCCGGGAGCTGCCGCCGGTTTTCTCCGAGGAGGACAAAACTGCCAGGGATAAATCCAGGGGTAATAATATTTGAGTTTGGCCGGATGGAAATTGAACTGTAAGAGCATTAAATAAAATGGCGAGGAGTTGTTAACTATCAGGGTAAAAGATCTGGTTCAGAAGCTTAATTTAGAGGTAGTGGTGAAATCTGATCTGGAACAGGAAGTTACTGACGGTTACTGTGGAGATCTTTTGAGCAATGTGATGTCAGAGCTTACTGCTGGCAGTCTGTGGATTACCATTCAGGGCCATCAAAATGCAGCGGCAGTGGCTTTGCTGGCTGAGGCAGCCGGCA
The nucleotide sequence above comes from Halarsenatibacter silvermanii. Encoded proteins:
- a CDS encoding [Fe-Fe] hydrogenase large subunit C-terminal domain-containing protein, which translates into the protein MSEIHSVLLKEEKCEGCTNCVKDCPTNAIRVHGGKADIKDDLCIDCAECIRTCEHNAKYIEADRLDQIDNYKYTAALIPPSFYGQFKENSSPGQIMKGLKNLGFTEVYNVARAAEALARRTASFLKERDQFYISSSCPVVVRLVQKIYPELVDHLLPFKSPVEMTARKAREEIKQETGLSVSNIGIFFITPCSAKLTSVKLALGQEKSQLDGAIAVREIYEHLYPFLQSHDRGENENKKRTDKLDTSFLPAAGIKWGQSGGEGDLLQNLEQPGALTVSGLDEVRKALDELVRNNLTGVKYLEMVSCPQGCVGGVLNIVNPYQAKYNIRTLVRSAEEKLSVSSPEFSEYDYELRQGFSSDQRGELDADMEKALEKLARLEEEEEVLPGLNCASCGAPDCETLAEDIVKGEAERIDCIFMLRQKIQRLAEQVSNLSRELPPVFSEEDKTARDKSRGNNI
- a CDS encoding DRTGG domain-containing protein, producing the protein MLTIRVKDLVQKLNLEVVVKSDLEQEVTDGYCGDLLSNVMSELTAGSLWITIQGHQNAAAVALLAEAAGIIIAENFSISDDMKKRAREKGINVLRSPENAYHLSGKLYELGVGREEKQDI